One Massilia sp. 9096 genomic window carries:
- the pyrC gene encoding dihydroorotase gives MSTIESPDTLTLIRPDDWHLHLRDGATLASVLPHTARQFARAIVMPNLKPPVTTAAAAIGYRERILAALPEGMRFEPLMTLYLTDNTEPDEIRRAVDTGFIHAVKLYPAGATTNSAAGVTDLRKCYKTLEVMQELDMPLLVHGEVTDHEIDLFDREAVFIERVMRPLRRDFPELKIVFEHITTKDAAEYVAEAEGPIAATITAHHLLYNRNAIFKGGINPHYYCLPVLKREVHRLALVTAATSGDERFFLGTDSAPHAVHAKESACGCAGCYTALHAMELYATAFEQAGALDKLEAFASLNGPSFYDLPVNQDTITLKREAWTIPPSVPMGEDQLVPLNGGEQLGWKML, from the coding sequence ATGTCCACCATCGAATCCCCCGACACCCTCACCCTCATCCGCCCCGACGACTGGCACCTGCACCTGCGCGACGGCGCGACGCTGGCCAGCGTGCTGCCGCACACCGCGCGCCAGTTCGCGCGCGCGATCGTCATGCCGAACCTCAAGCCGCCGGTCACCACCGCCGCCGCCGCCATCGGCTACCGCGAGCGCATCCTGGCCGCGCTGCCGGAGGGGATGCGTTTCGAGCCGCTGATGACGCTGTACCTGACCGACAACACGGAGCCGGACGAGATCCGCCGCGCCGTCGACACCGGCTTCATCCACGCCGTGAAACTGTACCCGGCCGGCGCCACCACCAACTCGGCGGCCGGCGTGACCGACCTGCGCAAGTGCTACAAGACGCTCGAGGTGATGCAGGAACTCGACATGCCGCTGCTGGTGCACGGCGAAGTGACCGATCACGAGATCGACCTGTTCGACCGCGAAGCCGTGTTCATCGAGCGCGTGATGCGTCCGCTGCGCCGCGACTTCCCGGAATTGAAGATCGTGTTCGAGCACATCACGACCAAGGATGCGGCCGAGTACGTGGCCGAGGCCGAAGGCCCGATCGCCGCGACCATCACCGCGCACCACCTGCTGTACAACCGCAACGCGATCTTCAAGGGCGGCATCAACCCGCATTACTACTGCCTGCCGGTCCTCAAGCGCGAGGTGCACCGCCTGGCGCTGGTGACCGCTGCGACCAGCGGCGACGAGCGGTTCTTCCTCGGCACCGACTCGGCCCCGCACGCCGTGCACGCCAAGGAATCGGCATGCGGCTGCGCCGGCTGCTACACCGCGCTGCACGCGATGGAGCTGTACGCCACCGCCTTCGAGCAGGCCGGCGCGCTGGACAAGCTGGAAGCGTTCGCCAGCCTGAACGGTCCGAGCTTCTACGACCTGCCGGTCAACCAGGACACGATCACCCTCAAGCGCGAAGCCTGGACCATCCCGCCGAGCGTGCCGATGGGCGAGGACCAGCTGGTGCCGCTCAACGGCGGCGAACAGCTCGGCTGGAAGATGCTGTAA
- a CDS encoding amino acid ABC transporter ATP-binding protein — protein sequence MIEIDNVSKWYGTFQVLQDCSTRVARGEVVVVCGPSGSGKSTLIKTVNGLEPFQQGAIRVDGVPVGAPGTDLPALRARIGMVFQNFELFPHLSVRDNLTLAQVKVLKRSREEALANGLKYLDRVGLLAHQDKFASQLSGGQQQRVAIARALAMDPVAMLFDEPTSALDPEMVGEVLDVMVGLAQEGMTMMVVTHEMGFARKVAGRVVFMDRGHIVEDSAKEAFFTAPQSERAREFLARIIH from the coding sequence ATGATCGAAATCGACAATGTCAGCAAATGGTACGGCACCTTCCAAGTGCTCCAGGATTGCAGCACCCGGGTGGCGCGCGGCGAGGTGGTCGTCGTGTGCGGGCCGTCCGGCTCGGGCAAGTCGACACTGATCAAGACCGTCAACGGCCTCGAGCCGTTCCAGCAGGGCGCGATCCGCGTCGACGGCGTCCCGGTCGGCGCGCCCGGGACGGACCTGCCGGCGCTGCGCGCGCGCATCGGCATGGTGTTCCAGAATTTCGAGCTGTTCCCGCACTTGTCGGTGCGCGACAATCTGACGCTGGCCCAGGTCAAGGTATTGAAACGCTCGCGCGAGGAGGCGCTCGCCAACGGCCTCAAATACCTGGACCGGGTCGGCCTGCTGGCGCACCAGGACAAATTCGCGTCCCAGCTTTCGGGCGGCCAGCAGCAGCGCGTGGCGATCGCGCGCGCGCTGGCGATGGACCCGGTGGCGATGCTGTTCGACGAACCCACCTCCGCGCTCGACCCGGAGATGGTCGGCGAGGTGCTGGACGTGATGGTCGGCCTGGCCCAGGAAGGCATGACGATGATGGTAGTGACCCACGAGATGGGCTTCGCGCGCAAGGTCGCCGGCCGCGTGGTGTTCATGGACCGCGGCCACATCGTCGAGGACAGCGCCAAGGAGGCGTTCTTCACGGCGCCGCAGTCGGAGCGGGCGCGCGAGTTTTTGGCGCGAATCATTCACTGA
- a CDS encoding dicarboxylate/amino acid:cation symporter produces the protein MNNRNRLTTWILVGLVLGIAVGYVANVSMKDTAGFADTLSLVTQLFLRLIKMIIAPLVFTTLVVGIAKMGDAKEVGRIGVKALGWFVIASLLSLTLGLILVNLFRPGDAMALAGHLPDAGASSGVTASGLTLKDFITHLVPTSIIDGMAKNEILQIVIFAIFFGTGAAAVGARANPMIDVIDGAAHVMLKVTGYVMNFAPFAVFAAVAGVVATSGVGVLSTYGKFMGEFYLGIALLWCVLIAIGVLFVGPRILKLLGLLREPAILAFTCASSEAAYPKTLEGLERFGVKNRLAAFVLPIGYSFNLDGSMMYCTFATLFIAQAYGIEVPLSTQMTMMLVLMLTSKGMAGVPRASLVVIAATLNQFHIPEAGLLLLLGIDHFLDMGRSATNVIGNGIATAVVAKWEGDLSNPTDPVDPANADKDVATAPLR, from the coding sequence ATGAACAATCGAAACCGCCTGACCACCTGGATCCTCGTGGGCCTGGTGCTCGGCATCGCCGTGGGCTATGTGGCCAACGTCAGCATGAAGGACACGGCCGGCTTCGCCGATACGCTGTCGCTGGTGACGCAGTTGTTCCTCCGCCTGATCAAGATGATCATCGCGCCGCTGGTGTTCACCACGCTGGTGGTCGGCATCGCCAAGATGGGCGATGCGAAGGAAGTCGGCCGCATCGGCGTCAAGGCCCTCGGCTGGTTCGTGATCGCCTCGCTGCTGTCGCTGACCCTGGGCCTGATCCTGGTGAACCTGTTCCGCCCCGGCGACGCGATGGCGCTGGCCGGCCACCTGCCGGACGCCGGCGCCTCCTCGGGCGTGACCGCCTCCGGCCTGACGCTGAAGGACTTCATCACCCACCTGGTGCCGACCTCGATCATCGACGGCATGGCCAAGAACGAGATCCTGCAGATCGTGATCTTCGCGATCTTCTTCGGCACCGGCGCTGCCGCGGTCGGCGCGCGCGCCAATCCGATGATCGACGTGATCGACGGCGCCGCCCACGTGATGCTGAAGGTGACCGGCTACGTGATGAACTTCGCACCGTTCGCCGTGTTCGCGGCGGTGGCCGGCGTGGTCGCCACCAGCGGCGTCGGCGTGCTGAGCACCTACGGCAAGTTCATGGGCGAGTTCTACCTCGGCATCGCGCTGCTGTGGTGCGTGCTGATCGCGATCGGCGTGCTGTTCGTCGGCCCGCGCATCCTGAAACTCCTCGGCCTGCTGCGCGAGCCGGCCATCCTGGCCTTCACCTGCGCCTCGTCGGAAGCGGCTTACCCGAAGACGCTGGAAGGCCTGGAGCGCTTCGGCGTCAAGAACCGCCTGGCCGCCTTCGTGCTGCCGATCGGTTACTCGTTCAACCTGGACGGGTCGATGATGTACTGCACCTTCGCGACGCTGTTCATCGCCCAGGCCTACGGCATCGAGGTGCCGCTGTCGACCCAGATGACGATGATGCTGGTGCTGATGCTGACCTCGAAGGGCATGGCAGGCGTGCCACGCGCCTCGCTGGTCGTGATCGCCGCCACGCTGAACCAGTTCCACATCCCTGAAGCGGGCCTGCTGCTCCTGCTCGGCATCGACCACTTCCTCGACATGGGCCGCTCGGCCACCAACGTGATCGGCAACGGCATTGCCACCGCCGTGGTCGCGAAGTGGGAAGGGGATCTGTCAAATCCGACAGATCCGGTCGATCCGGCCAACGCCGACAAGGACGTGGCCACCGCGCCGCTGCGCTGA
- a CDS encoding type II asparaginase, whose amino-acid sequence MYLKSARALAALFLCVFALGSQAQNTAPKLPNVVILATGGTIAGTGATSTTTVGYTAATVGVDALIKAVPELQKVAHVSGEQTMQIASENMGDAQWLLLAKRVNTLLARADVDGVVITHGTDTIEETAYFLDLVVKSKKPVVVVGAMRPSTAMSADGPINLYNAVITAGSQEAVGKGVLVVMNDQINAAREVTKTNTTTLDTFKTPELGMLGYVIGGQPHFYRASTRKNTVDTEFDVTNLNALPRVDIAYTYANVDPTAVNAFVAAGAKGIVHAGVGDGSLPIKVRPALSAAHDKGIVIVRSSRVGQGIVARNGEANDDQLDFVVADTLNPQKARILLMLALTKTSNTKEIQRMFYTY is encoded by the coding sequence ATGTACCTGAAGTCCGCACGCGCGCTGGCCGCGCTGTTCCTGTGCGTGTTCGCCCTCGGCTCCCAAGCCCAGAACACCGCGCCTAAACTCCCGAACGTGGTGATCCTGGCCACCGGCGGCACCATCGCCGGCACCGGGGCCACCAGCACCACCACGGTCGGCTACACCGCCGCCACGGTCGGCGTCGACGCACTGATCAAGGCCGTGCCCGAGCTGCAGAAGGTCGCCCACGTGAGCGGCGAGCAGACCATGCAGATCGCCAGCGAGAACATGGGCGACGCCCAGTGGCTGCTGCTGGCCAAGCGCGTCAACACCCTGCTCGCGCGCGCGGACGTGGACGGCGTCGTGATCACCCACGGCACCGACACCATCGAAGAAACCGCCTACTTCCTCGACCTGGTGGTCAAGAGCAAGAAGCCCGTGGTGGTGGTCGGCGCGATGCGTCCGTCGACCGCGATGTCGGCCGACGGCCCGATCAACCTGTACAACGCGGTGATCACGGCCGGCAGCCAGGAAGCCGTCGGCAAGGGCGTGCTGGTGGTGATGAACGACCAGATCAACGCCGCGCGCGAAGTCACCAAGACCAACACCACGACGCTGGACACCTTCAAGACGCCGGAATTGGGCATGCTGGGCTACGTGATCGGCGGCCAGCCGCACTTCTACCGCGCCTCGACCCGCAAGAACACGGTCGACACCGAGTTCGACGTCACGAACCTGAACGCGCTGCCGCGCGTGGACATCGCCTACACCTACGCCAACGTCGACCCGACCGCGGTCAACGCCTTCGTGGCAGCCGGCGCCAAGGGCATCGTGCACGCGGGCGTGGGCGACGGCAGCCTGCCGATCAAGGTGCGTCCGGCCCTCTCCGCCGCGCACGACAAGGGCATCGTGATCGTGCGCTCGAGCCGCGTGGGCCAGGGCATCGTCGCGCGCAACGGCGAGGCCAACGACGACCAGCTGGACTTCGTGGTGGCCGATACGCTCAATCCGCAGAAGGCGCGCATCCTCCTGATGCTGGCGCTGACCAAGACCAGCAATACCAAAGAGATTCAGCGGATGTTCTACACCTACTGA
- a CDS encoding Kdo hydroxylase family protein — MENQIVEIDMANVGHGNPAWIAALEAGKVLYFPNFAEHGFKPQKEELALFREDIRDPKSRNISLDSSGKLKGAVGGDDVQTMMAGMIGRFRAEAEGLLGNLVPRYGEHLRRGAVSFRPSKVETRVQSWRADDRRMHVDAFPSRPNRGERLLRVFTNVNLEGAPRVWRVGEPFEDVAKRFLPRVKKYVPWQAKALNALGVTKSLRSEYDHLMLQLHDAMKADLDYQKNAPQVTFNFPPGCAWVCFSDQASHGVMAGQYMMEHTLQLSPMQQYDKDASPLAILTRLQGHALI, encoded by the coding sequence ATGGAAAACCAGATCGTCGAGATCGACATGGCGAACGTGGGGCACGGCAACCCGGCCTGGATCGCCGCTCTGGAAGCGGGCAAGGTGCTGTACTTCCCGAACTTCGCCGAGCACGGCTTCAAGCCGCAGAAGGAAGAGCTGGCGCTGTTTCGCGAAGATATCCGCGACCCGAAAAGCCGCAACATCAGCCTCGATTCGAGCGGCAAATTGAAAGGCGCGGTCGGCGGCGACGACGTGCAGACGATGATGGCCGGGATGATCGGGCGCTTCCGCGCCGAGGCCGAGGGCCTGCTGGGCAACCTGGTGCCGCGCTACGGCGAGCACCTGCGCCGCGGCGCCGTGAGCTTCCGCCCATCCAAGGTCGAGACGCGCGTGCAGTCCTGGCGCGCCGACGACCGCCGCATGCACGTCGACGCTTTCCCGTCGCGTCCGAACCGCGGCGAGCGCCTGCTGCGCGTGTTCACCAACGTCAACCTGGAAGGCGCGCCGCGCGTGTGGCGCGTCGGCGAGCCGTTCGAGGATGTCGCCAAGCGCTTCCTGCCGCGCGTGAAAAAATACGTGCCGTGGCAGGCCAAGGCGCTCAACGCACTGGGCGTGACCAAGTCGCTGCGCAGCGAGTACGATCACCTGATGCTGCAGCTGCACGACGCCATGAAGGCCGATCTCGATTATCAAAAGAACGCGCCGCAGGTGACCTTCAACTTCCCGCCGGGCTGCGCCTGGGTGTGCTTCTCGGACCAGGCCTCGCACGGCGTCATGGCGGGCCAGTACATGATGGAGCACACGCTGCAGCTGTCGCCGATGCAGCAGTACGACAAGGATGCGAGCCCGCTGGCGATCCTGACGCGGCTGCAGGGGCATGCGTTGATCTGA
- a CDS encoding ABC transporter ATP-binding protein/permease, producing MRRSSPSSTPPPNDPNAQRNDWATIRTLLPYLWVYKWRAIAALVCLVGAKVANIGVPLVMKKIIDQLSITPTHPRALLVLPLAALVAYGLLRFSTTLFTELREFLFARVTQRAVRTIALRVFRHLHALSLRFHLNRQTGGMTRDIERGTRGVSSLVSYSLFSILPTLVEISLVLGYLALHYDKSFALITLAALATYIVFTIVVTEWRTHFRRTMNELDSKANTRAVDSLINYETVKYFSNEDYEAKRYDEGLQNYEAAAVRSQTSLSMLNSGQSLIIAAAVTAILWRATSGVIDGTMTLGDLVLVNSFMLQLYIPLNFLGVIYREIKQSLADMERLFALLEQNREVADSKDAKPLVTHGAQVEFSHVEFSYDPKRQILFDVDFTIPAGTTTAVVGHSGSGKSTLSRLLYRFYDVQQGSIRIDGQDLRHVTQDSLRHAIGIVPQDTVLFNDTIEYNIAYGRPGASRADIVAAARAASIHEFIESLPDGYATMVGERGLKLSGGEKQRVAIARTLLKNPAILIFDEATSALDSKSEQAIQAELKEIAKQRTTLVIAHRLSTIADAGQILVLDHGRIVERGTHAALLAADGLYKQMWDRQQARQDEALASPSVELEQD from the coding sequence ATGCGACGCTCATCTCCTAGTTCCACCCCGCCCCCGAACGACCCCAACGCCCAGCGCAACGACTGGGCCACCATCCGCACGCTGCTGCCCTACCTGTGGGTCTACAAATGGCGCGCCATCGCCGCGCTGGTCTGCCTGGTCGGCGCCAAGGTCGCCAACATCGGCGTGCCGCTGGTGATGAAGAAGATCATCGACCAGCTCAGCATCACGCCGACGCACCCGCGCGCGCTGCTGGTGCTGCCGCTCGCGGCGCTGGTCGCCTACGGCCTGCTGCGCTTTTCGACCACGCTGTTCACCGAGCTGCGCGAGTTCCTGTTCGCGCGCGTGACGCAGCGCGCGGTGCGCACGATCGCGCTACGCGTGTTCCGCCACCTGCACGCGCTGTCGCTGCGTTTTCACTTGAACCGCCAGACCGGGGGCATGACGCGCGACATCGAGCGCGGCACGCGCGGCGTCAGCTCGCTGGTGTCGTATTCGCTGTTCTCGATCCTGCCGACGCTGGTCGAGATCAGCCTGGTGCTGGGCTACCTGGCGCTGCACTACGATAAATCGTTCGCGCTGATCACCCTGGCGGCGCTGGCCACCTACATCGTCTTCACCATCGTCGTGACCGAGTGGCGCACCCACTTCCGGCGCACGATGAACGAGCTCGATTCCAAGGCCAACACGCGCGCGGTCGATTCGCTGATCAACTACGAGACGGTCAAGTACTTCAGCAACGAAGACTACGAAGCCAAGCGCTACGACGAAGGCCTGCAGAACTACGAAGCGGCCGCGGTGCGCTCGCAGACGTCGCTGTCGATGCTCAACAGCGGCCAGTCCCTGATCATCGCGGCGGCCGTCACCGCGATCCTGTGGCGCGCCACCTCCGGCGTGATCGACGGGACCATGACCCTGGGCGACCTGGTGCTGGTGAACTCGTTCATGCTGCAGCTGTACATCCCGCTGAACTTCCTGGGCGTGATCTACCGCGAGATCAAGCAGAGCCTGGCCGACATGGAGCGCCTGTTCGCACTGCTCGAGCAGAACCGCGAAGTGGCCGACTCGAAGGACGCGAAACCGCTGGTCACGCACGGCGCCCAGGTCGAGTTCTCGCACGTCGAATTCAGCTACGACCCGAAGCGCCAGATCCTGTTCGACGTCGACTTCACCATCCCGGCCGGCACCACCACCGCCGTGGTCGGCCACAGCGGCTCGGGCAAGTCGACCTTGTCGCGCCTGCTGTACCGCTTCTACGACGTGCAGCAGGGCTCGATCCGCATCGATGGCCAGGACCTGCGCCACGTGACCCAGGACTCGCTGCGCCACGCGATCGGCATCGTCCCGCAGGACACGGTGCTGTTCAACGACACCATCGAATACAACATCGCCTACGGCCGCCCGGGCGCCTCGCGCGCGGATATCGTCGCGGCGGCGCGCGCAGCCTCGATCCACGAGTTCATCGAAAGCCTGCCCGATGGCTATGCGACAATGGTGGGTGAGCGCGGCCTGAAGCTGTCCGGCGGCGAAAAGCAGCGCGTGGCGATCGCGCGCACGCTGCTCAAGAATCCCGCGATCCTGATCTTCGACGAAGCGACGTCCGCCCTGGACTCGAAGTCGGAGCAGGCGATCCAGGCCGAGCTCAAGGAAATCGCGAAGCAGCGCACCACGCTGGTGATCGCGCACCGCCTGTCGACCATCGCCGATGCCGGCCAGATCCTGGTGCTGGACCACGGCCGCATCGTCGAGCGCGGCACGCACGCGGCGCTGCTCGCGGCAGATGGGCTCTACAAGCAGATGTGGGACCGGCAGCAGGCAAGGCAGGACGAAGCGCTGGCGTCGCCGTCGGTCGAACTCGAACAAGACTAG
- a CDS encoding acyl-CoA thioesterase yields MTQPENQTPSTVRLPEGKMPVLRMMPSPADANVYGDVFGGWIMAQVDVAGSLPAVRRANGRVATIAVNSFLFKNPVFVGDLLSFYADVVKVGNTSITVYVEVYAERNRLQTHVVKVTEATLTYVATGEDRKPRQLPPLDSLIVE; encoded by the coding sequence ATGACTCAGCCAGAAAACCAGACCCCATCCACTGTTCGCCTGCCCGAAGGAAAAATGCCGGTGCTGCGGATGATGCCCTCCCCGGCCGACGCCAACGTCTACGGGGATGTGTTCGGGGGCTGGATCATGGCCCAGGTCGACGTCGCCGGCTCGCTGCCGGCCGTACGCCGCGCCAATGGCCGCGTGGCCACCATCGCCGTCAATTCCTTCCTGTTCAAGAATCCGGTGTTCGTCGGCGACCTGCTTTCCTTCTACGCCGACGTCGTCAAGGTCGGCAACACCTCGATCACCGTCTACGTCGAAGTCTACGCCGAACGCAACCGCCTGCAGACCCACGTGGTAAAAGTCACCGAGGCGACGTTGACCTATGTCGCCACCGGCGAGGACCGCAAGCCGCGCCAGCTGCCGCCGCTGGATTCGCTGATCGTCGAATAA
- a CDS encoding long-chain-fatty-acid--CoA ligase, translating into MDKFWLKSYEAGVPTEIDWTQYRSLTHLLEEAFHKYADRKAYACMGKSMTFAELDRLSGQMGAWLQSRGLQPGARVAIMLPNVLQYPVAMAAVLRAGYTIVNVNPLYTPRELQHQLADSGAEALVVLENFAHVAAEVLGHTQVKQVIVASMGDLLGAKGAIVNFVVRRVKKMVPAWSMPGAVPFKRMLAEGARLQLKPVEVGHEDVAFLQYTGGTTGVSKGAVLKHKQVIANVLQNEAWFGPTLAKLPAGHPPQFVCALPLYHIYALTVCALLGLRVGGMNLLVPNPRDIPGFIKELKNYRINIFPAVNTLYNGLLNNPDFANLDFSGLAVCPGGGMAVQKAVADKWLKLTGIPIVEGYGLSETSPVVTANRCDITDFTGTIGLPLPSTEVRILDEASQDVPFGTPGEIAVRGPQVMAGYWNRPDETAKVMTADGYFKTGDIGVMNEQGYVKIVDRKKDMILVSGFNVYPNEVEDVVAAHPGVLEVACVGVPDEHSGEAVKLYVVKRDKGLNKDVLVEYCREQLTGYKRPKYIEFRETLPKTNVGKILRRELRDEKQTA; encoded by the coding sequence ATGGACAAATTCTGGCTGAAGTCGTACGAGGCGGGCGTGCCGACGGAGATCGACTGGACGCAATACCGCTCGCTGACGCACCTGCTGGAAGAAGCCTTCCACAAATACGCCGATCGCAAGGCGTACGCCTGCATGGGCAAGTCCATGACGTTCGCCGAACTCGATCGCCTGTCCGGGCAGATGGGCGCCTGGCTGCAATCGCGCGGTTTGCAGCCAGGCGCGCGCGTGGCGATCATGCTGCCGAACGTGCTGCAGTATCCGGTGGCGATGGCCGCCGTGCTGCGCGCCGGCTACACCATCGTCAACGTCAATCCGCTGTACACGCCGCGCGAGCTGCAGCACCAGCTGGCCGACTCGGGCGCCGAGGCGCTGGTGGTGCTGGAAAACTTCGCCCACGTCGCGGCCGAGGTGCTGGGCCACACCCAGGTCAAGCAGGTGATCGTGGCCAGCATGGGCGACCTGCTGGGCGCCAAGGGCGCGATCGTCAACTTCGTCGTGCGCCGCGTGAAGAAGATGGTGCCGGCCTGGTCGATGCCGGGCGCGGTGCCGTTCAAGCGCATGCTGGCCGAAGGTGCGCGCCTGCAGCTCAAGCCGGTCGAGGTCGGCCATGAGGATGTCGCCTTCTTGCAGTACACCGGCGGCACCACCGGCGTGTCGAAGGGGGCGGTGCTCAAGCACAAGCAGGTGATCGCCAACGTGCTGCAGAACGAAGCCTGGTTCGGCCCGACGCTGGCGAAGCTGCCGGCCGGTCATCCGCCGCAGTTCGTGTGCGCGCTGCCGCTGTACCACATCTACGCCCTGACCGTGTGCGCGCTGCTCGGCCTGCGCGTGGGCGGCATGAATTTGCTGGTCCCGAACCCGCGCGACATCCCCGGCTTCATCAAGGAGCTGAAAAACTACCGCATCAACATTTTCCCGGCCGTGAACACGCTGTACAACGGCCTGCTGAACAACCCCGACTTCGCCAACCTGGACTTTTCCGGCCTGGCGGTGTGCCCGGGCGGCGGCATGGCGGTGCAGAAGGCGGTGGCCGACAAGTGGCTGAAACTCACCGGCATCCCGATCGTCGAAGGCTACGGCTTGTCCGAGACCTCGCCGGTGGTGACCGCGAACCGCTGCGACATCACCGACTTCACCGGCACCATCGGCCTGCCTCTGCCCTCGACCGAGGTGCGCATCCTCGACGAAGCCAGCCAGGACGTCCCGTTCGGCACGCCGGGAGAAATTGCGGTGCGCGGCCCGCAGGTGATGGCCGGCTACTGGAACCGCCCGGACGAAACCGCCAAGGTCATGACCGCGGACGGCTACTTCAAGACCGGCGACATCGGCGTGATGAACGAGCAGGGCTACGTCAAGATCGTCGACCGCAAGAAGGACATGATCCTGGTCTCCGGCTTCAACGTGTACCCGAACGAAGTCGAGGACGTGGTCGCGGCGCACCCGGGCGTGCTGGAAGTGGCCTGCGTCGGCGTGCCGGACGAGCATTCGGGCGAGGCGGTCAAGCTGTACGTGGTCAAGCGCGACAAGGGCCTGAACAAGGACGTGCTGGTCGAATACTGCCGCGAGCAGCTGACCGGCTACAAGCGGCCGAAGTACATCGAGTTCCGCGAGACCCTGCCCAAGACCAACGTCGGCAAGATCCTGCGGCGCGAGCTGCGGGATGAGAAGCAGACGGCTTAG